One genomic region from uncultured Fusobacterium sp. encodes:
- a CDS encoding VWA domain-containing protein, with protein sequence MEFGNLNLLIYCIIPLLILILMIIGMQKRNRILSILKMKKYNFVQSLKIFLISCGALLVAISLLSPQKPVDSENVEVKGLNIYALIDTSRSMMAEDVYPNRLEGAKRTLEKLLHNLKGDRIGFIPYSDSAYIQMPLTDDYSIGSNYINALDSNLISGGGTELYQALELAEKSFNEIQSENKTIIILSDGGDFDKKSLDFVKKHKLNVYAIGIGTDEGSILPEYINGKKVGFIKDENGSPVVSKLNSDFMKKLAESSNGKYYEVNNLKDNTIDFFKDTANLERKNQRNENMTVYKKYFQIPLGIGMIFILLGYLLRGGAKDEK encoded by the coding sequence GGAATTTGGAAATCTTAATCTTTTAATATACTGTATAATTCCACTGCTTATACTCATTCTGATGATTATAGGTATGCAAAAAAGAAATAGAATATTAAGTATATTAAAAATGAAAAAATATAATTTTGTTCAAAGTTTAAAAATATTTTTAATTAGTTGTGGAGCTTTGCTAGTAGCTATATCTTTACTTTCACCACAAAAACCTGTTGATAGTGAAAACGTAGAGGTAAAGGGATTAAATATCTACGCTCTTATAGATACTTCACGTTCTATGATGGCAGAGGATGTTTATCCAAATAGACTTGAGGGAGCTAAAAGAACTCTTGAAAAACTGTTACACAATTTAAAGGGAGATAGAATAGGGTTTATCCCATATTCAGATAGTGCATATATTCAAATGCCACTTACTGATGATTACTCAATAGGTAGCAACTATATTAATGCCCTTGATTCAAACTTAATTTCTGGTGGAGGAACTGAGCTTTATCAAGCATTGGAATTAGCTGAAAAATCTTTTAATGAGATTCAAAGCGAAAATAAAACTATTATTATACTTTCAGATGGTGGAGATTTTGATAAAAAGTCTTTGGACTTTGTGAAAAAACATAAACTCAATGTCTATGCTATTGGAATAGGTACAGATGAGGGAAGTATTCTTCCAGAGTATATCAATGGTAAAAAAGTTGGTTTTATTAAAGATGAAAATGGCTCTCCAGTAGTAAGCAAATTAAATTCAGATTTTATGAAAAAACTAGCTGAAAGTAGTAATGGAAAATATTATGAAGTAAATAATTTAAAGGATAATACAATAGACTTTTTTAAAGATACAGCTAATCTTGAAAGAAAAAATCAAAGAAATGAAAATATGACTGTATATAAAAAATATTTTCAAATTCCACTTGGAATAGGAATGATATTTATTCTTTTAGGATATCTTTTAAGGGGAGGTGCAAAAGATGAAAAATAA
- a CDS encoding DUF4250 domain-containing protein has protein sequence MGANYLVMDINIAYSMVNMKLRDFYSSLDDFCEGEDVEKDTILARFNDNGYIYNEETNQFICK, from the coding sequence ATGGGAGCAAATTATTTAGTTATGGATATTAATATAGCCTATAGTATGGTTAATATGAAATTGAGAGATTTCTACTCTTCTCTTGATGACTTTTGTGAGGGAGAAGATGTTGAAAAAGATACTATACTAGCTCGTTTTAATGATAATGGCTATATCTATAATGAGGAAACAAACCAATTTATCTGCAAATAG
- a CDS encoding BatD family protein: MKKIVSLLLFLLISVLTFTEATLDVNNTNPRVNEPIALNVEFTNSDREDYTIEGLDNFKVLSKGVQRSYTVVNGKKSSTILDKYTLLPIKEGTFTLQLKGGKETSNPLEIIVSKEAKVSNVNISDKISLKTEPKNNQEYYFGEKIPFEEKLLTTVPISDMKYVDPPVFNNFSVKDIFPTEQNRRYPEKTFTTPQGKQGLELTLQQSILQPNSSGEKTIKSAHIAVVENNNNDMWYYGRQPVVYLGGEEIKLNILPLPTNQPTGFQNVVGKLKGEFSWNRDEVNIGESILLTLKLYGDVNLDTLEKIIPYDIAGFNIFESVKSSSEKIINGKYYSEKTFEIAFIPRTTNEKAIPEIKIPYFDTESKSYKYFTIPSKSLKVLGAGTTNSNLNNAKPTQQQSLPATSNVSKEEPKQQKLDKVVINNIPAISEEVLDSTDHKHLIKIYGIMIGEGLIILILLFLLLRRKKENKGIKYDFKSMKRAKDDLEFYELYCNLMKQQFNFSPKVHLEDRLVKSGASNAIVQLNRDIEEKMYNLEPLNKNEIIKILKKEIK, from the coding sequence ATGAAAAAAATAGTAAGTTTACTTCTATTTTTATTGATAAGTGTTCTTACATTTACAGAGGCAACCTTAGATGTAAATAATACAAATCCAAGGGTAAATGAGCCTATTGCTTTAAATGTAGAATTTACAAATAGTGATAGAGAAGATTATACTATTGAAGGACTTGATAATTTTAAAGTGCTTTCAAAAGGTGTACAAAGAAGTTATACTGTAGTAAATGGTAAAAAATCATCAACTATATTGGATAAATATACTCTTCTTCCAATTAAAGAGGGAACTTTTACTCTACAATTAAAAGGAGGAAAAGAAACTTCTAATCCTTTAGAAATAATTGTTTCAAAAGAGGCAAAAGTTAGTAATGTCAATATATCAGATAAGATTAGTTTAAAAACAGAACCTAAAAATAATCAAGAGTACTACTTTGGTGAGAAAATACCTTTTGAGGAAAAACTGCTTACTACTGTACCTATAAGTGATATGAAGTATGTTGATCCTCCAGTTTTTAATAATTTTTCTGTAAAAGACATTTTCCCTACAGAACAAAATAGAAGATACCCAGAAAAAACTTTTACAACTCCTCAAGGCAAACAAGGGTTAGAATTGACTTTACAACAAAGTATTTTACAACCTAACTCTTCTGGAGAGAAAACTATAAAAAGTGCTCATATAGCAGTTGTTGAAAATAACAACAATGATATGTGGTATTATGGAAGACAACCTGTTGTATATTTAGGTGGAGAGGAGATTAAATTAAATATTCTCCCTTTACCTACAAATCAGCCTACAGGATTTCAAAATGTAGTTGGAAAATTAAAAGGTGAATTTAGTTGGAATAGAGATGAGGTAAACATAGGAGAGTCTATTTTACTTACTTTAAAACTTTATGGAGATGTAAACTTAGATACTTTAGAAAAGATTATTCCATACGATATAGCAGGATTTAATATTTTTGAAAGTGTAAAAAGTAGCAGTGAAAAGATTATCAACGGAAAATACTATAGTGAAAAAACTTTTGAGATAGCTTTTATACCTAGAACTACTAATGAAAAAGCTATTCCAGAAATTAAAATACCATATTTTGATACAGAAAGTAAAAGCTATAAATATTTTACAATTCCTAGTAAATCTTTAAAAGTTTTAGGAGCAGGTACAACTAACAGCAATCTAAATAATGCTAAACCTACACAACAGCAATCTCTTCCTGCAACTTCAAATGTTTCTAAGGAAGAACCAAAACAACAAAAATTAGATAAAGTGGTGATCAATAATATCCCTGCTATCTCTGAAGAAGTTTTAGATTCAACAGATCATAAACATTTAATAAAAATTTATGGTATAATGATTGGTGAAGGGCTTATTATACTAATTTTACTATTTTTACTTCTTAGAAGAAAAAAAGAAAATAAAGGAATAAAATATGACTTCAAATCTATGAAAAGAGCAAAAGATGATTTAGAGTTCTATGAGCTTTATTGTAATTTAATGAAACAACAATTTAATTTTAGTCCTAAAGTTCATCTTGAAGATAGACTTGTTAAAAGTGGAGCTAGCAATGCAATTGTTCAATTAAATAGAGATATTGAAGAAAAAATGTATAATCTTGAACCTTTAAATAAAAATGAAATTATTAAAATTTTAAAAAAGGAGATTAAGTAA